The genome window GGATGTGATTTTCGATCGAGATGCTGTCCCAAAAACCGAGTACGATCTGAATGATGAACAGTGGTCGGAAATTCAAACCGTACTCGATCAATGGCGCACAGTCGCTCCAAAATCTAGCGAATATCAGAGAATTTTTCTGCTATTTTTCCGCGCTTCCGGTACTTGGCTGAGTGTTTTAGAACGGGTGGTCAAAGCTCGCTTGCAGAAAAAATCAACTCCAGAACTCGATCGCGAATTCGGACAAAATGACACGGCAATTTTGACCAAAACGGCGCTGTTTCCCGAAGAAAGGGAAATACTAGAAACCTTGCTCAATACCCTGGAAAAGCCCCAGGAAGGACTCGACCGACTGAGTTTGTTACGAATCGCGATTCTGCGATTTCTCGCAGTTGCTTTGAAGGTTCCGCGCGAGTATCACAGCAATCCTCGCGATTTGCTGTCGAGAATTCAACAGCAAATTAAACGGCCGATTCCGGGGGAGCGTTTCCCGAAAATTGTGATTTTTACCAGTTTTACTGCAACTTGTAAAGAGATTGCGGAAAATTTAGCTAAAATATTTGGTAAAAATGCGATCGCCAGCCATGACACGAGCAAATCGGCTGATGATGTTGAGGCTAGTCTCAAGCGGTTTAAGACACAGCCTCATTGTTTTATCTTAGTGTGCGATCGATCGGCGGAAGTAGGGGTAAACCTGCAATTGACAGATTGGTTAATTCACTTCGATTTGCCGTGGTTTCCCAACCAGTTAGAACAAAGACTCGGCAGAGTCGATCGCATTGGCAGCAAAATGGGAGTGCAATTTTGTTTGTTTGCAGGCCCGGATTTGCCGGAGAGTCCCCACGAAGCTTGGTTTCAAGTTTTAAAAGATGGGTTTAATATCTTCAACAAATCTATTGCCAGCCTTCAGTTTTATGCTGAGGAAAAAATTCTCAAACTAGAAGAAAAGTTGTTTGCTGAGGGAGGCAAGGGCTTATCAAGCGAAATAGAAGCGATTAAAACTGAAATCGAACAAGAGAAAATCAAAATTGACGAACAGTACGTTCTCGATGAAATTGATACTCTTGATGACAGTGCATCTCAGTATTTTGAATCTCTAGACAACTGCGATGCTAAGCATAAAGAAATGCAGCGGGCTACTGAAGGTTGGTTGTGCCAAGCTCTTCACTTCAAACAAATCGAACATCCGAGTATATCGGGGTTGCTGCGCTATCAACCTACTCAAAAAACTTTGATTCCCTCAAACGATTTGAGAACCAGATTGATTCCTTATTGCCAGCAATATGGCAGTTACAATCGCCGTATTGCTCATCAGAATGCGGATGTCGCTCTTTACCGCATTGGTGAGGGATTGATCGATGCACTTGGCTCTTATATTCGCTGGGACGATCGCGGTCAAGCTTTTGCCATGTGGCGGCATGATGAAAGTTGGGATGCGGAGCCTGGAAAGGAGTGGTTCGGCTTCCAGTTTAATTATTCCATCCAGACTGATGTGCAGCCGGCCGAGCAAGTTTTGCAAGCACAAAACATCGAAAATTACAACTTGAAAGCTTTGCAGCGCCGCGCTGATGCTCTGTTTCTCCCCTGTTTTGAAACTGTGTTTGTAGATGCTCGCAGCGAGCGGATGTCTCTGGTGGAAGATGCGGAACTTCTGGCGATTTTGCAGCGGGCTTATAAGGGGAAAGGCGGGCCGAATCGGGATTACAATTTGTCGAAAAATCGCACGTCGCTGCTTGACAGTTTTGTCGATCCCCTAGAATGGGATGATTTTTGTCAAAAGGGACGGGTGGTATCGGAGGAGTTGCTGCGCGGGCGATCGGCTTTTGTGGAAATGTGCGATCGATCTGCTGTCACTGCTGCTATCCAACTCGAAAACCGGGTGAATCAATTGCAATTGCGCTTGAATCGACTTTCTAAATCCGAACAACTTTTAGAATCGGTTTTAGCTGATGAAATCAATACGGAAAGTTTGTTGAGTGACGCGGTTTTAGCTGGTATTCGCCGCCCGCACATGACTCTTGAGTCTGTGGGTTTTATTGTGATTTCTGGGCGTCCTCCGGTAAAGTCGGAGGATGAAGGATAATTTGTTTGGGATGGCGATCGCTCTTGTGGAGGGCGATTCCCTACCCTTCGGAAACCCCTGCGGGAAGATAGGTTCACTGCAAGCTTTTTTTGAACCGCAGATGCAGGCAGATAAACGGGGATGGACGCAGATGAATGGAATGGGGATCAGTCTTATGTAACGTGCGGAAGTGACAACTATTTTGAGGTGATGGGACTGCAACAATGGTAAGATAGAAGCAGTAGTAACGACTACCAGTGATTTAGTTAAAAGCCACGCTTCAGCCTGACATCAAAGCGCGTCATCGCACGGGAATTGAACCGCACAGCCAAAATGAAGAAGTCTCCGATCAAAATTCTGCTAGTAGAGGACGATGGATGGCTGAGTGCAACACTGGCAAAGGTGTTGGACGCAAATCATTACGGGTTCGATCTGGCAAATGATGGACAAGTGGGGCTAGACTTGGCAGCAGCAATTGAGTACGATCTGATTTTGTTAGACGTGCAGGTTCCCAAACTAGATGGAATTAGTCTATGTCGGCAACTGCGATCGCAAGGCTACCACAAACCGATCCTGTTAATGACTGCAAATGATTCAGATGCGGATGTGGTGGCTCTTTTCGATGCGGGAGCCGATGATTACGTCAGCAAGCCTTTTGCTACGGAAGTATTACTGGCAAGAATCCGAACTTTATTGCGACGCAGTAAAGCACTTTCCCCAGGATGTTGTACTCAGAATTCAGCGGCTAATACATTGACTTGGGGAAATCTTTGTTTAGATTTAGATTCTGGTAGAGTGACATTTTGCGAACAAATAATTTCACTGACAGCGACAGAATATAATCTGCTGGAATTATTGCTGCGAAATCCCGATCGCATCTTTAGTCGCAGTGCTATTTTGGATCGTCTGTGGGGATTTGATGAAGCACCAACCGATCGCGCCATTACCA of Oscillatoria nigro-viridis PCC 7112 contains these proteins:
- the dpdE gene encoding protein DpdE, which codes for MIDVGSLVRSPRNDLGVGKVVEVSRTDAVVEYFCSVKNRFRKTVPLGLLQEARLQRQTRCYLWSTTQERWIIGRVYDWDEDKLEYEIDLPDSQSLQAVETELYVRCNIPIADPIDILAVKGQETPYFHDRRLAFVQSAIEQRAVSRGMTGLISANIDLYPHQVEVVRRVLEDPIVRYLLADEPGLGKTVEAGTILRQFLLDEPNGRAVVLVPKYLLEQWRQELENKFYLSHFADRVQLVAVSDINQISRNANLDFLIVDEAHDVAAMAHSSDRAQQQCFELCQKLAQKSKNVLLLSATPVLGREQDFLTMLHLLDPTTYRIDDLESFKEQVQNRQEIGRALLNFRENAKPAVLQTTLAQLRTIFAKDDYLIGLATELESCLKTKKTAEQPRLVRTIRTHVSDTYRLHRRILRNRRDAVEDVIFDRDAVPKTEYDLNDEQWSEIQTVLDQWRTVAPKSSEYQRIFLLFFRASGTWLSVLERVVKARLQKKSTPELDREFGQNDTAILTKTALFPEEREILETLLNTLEKPQEGLDRLSLLRIAILRFLAVALKVPREYHSNPRDLLSRIQQQIKRPIPGERFPKIVIFTSFTATCKEIAENLAKIFGKNAIASHDTSKSADDVEASLKRFKTQPHCFILVCDRSAEVGVNLQLTDWLIHFDLPWFPNQLEQRLGRVDRIGSKMGVQFCLFAGPDLPESPHEAWFQVLKDGFNIFNKSIASLQFYAEEKILKLEEKLFAEGGKGLSSEIEAIKTEIEQEKIKIDEQYVLDEIDTLDDSASQYFESLDNCDAKHKEMQRATEGWLCQALHFKQIEHPSISGLLRYQPTQKTLIPSNDLRTRLIPYCQQYGSYNRRIAHQNADVALYRIGEGLIDALGSYIRWDDRGQAFAMWRHDESWDAEPGKEWFGFQFNYSIQTDVQPAEQVLQAQNIENYNLKALQRRADALFLPCFETVFVDARSERMSLVEDAELLAILQRAYKGKGGPNRDYNLSKNRTSLLDSFVDPLEWDDFCQKGRVVSEELLRGRSAFVEMCDRSAVTAAIQLENRVNQLQLRLNRLSKSEQLLESVLADEINTESLLSDAVLAGIRRPHMTLESVGFIVISGRPPVKSEDEG